In one Aeromicrobium erythreum genomic region, the following are encoded:
- the nuoE gene encoding NADH-quinone oxidoreductase subunit NuoE, which yields MSQGVTPPLDEATTAELRELMGRYPQARSALLPMLHLVQSVQGSVTSEGVETCAELLGLTTAEVSGVATFYTMYKRRTMGTHHVGVCTNTLCAVMGGDAIFERLSDHLDVGNDETTADGQVTLERIECNAACDYAPVLTVNWEFLDRQTPESAVDLVDRLRAGEPVQASRGATITSWRDAERVLAGFEDGRADEGPSAGDASLAGLRIAQERGWSAPPIPPVADTGTQDHGPGGGSGPRAEKEPGGGSGPWAEKDTAEAEADTRRAEDETVAEESAADVKGGGSADG from the coding sequence ATGAGCCAGGGCGTCACGCCTCCGCTCGACGAGGCCACGACCGCGGAGCTGCGCGAGCTGATGGGCCGCTACCCGCAGGCGCGGTCGGCGCTGCTGCCGATGCTGCACCTCGTCCAGTCGGTGCAGGGCAGCGTCACCAGCGAGGGCGTCGAGACCTGCGCTGAGCTCCTCGGCCTGACCACGGCGGAGGTGTCGGGCGTCGCCACCTTCTACACGATGTACAAGCGGCGCACGATGGGCACGCACCACGTCGGCGTCTGCACCAACACGCTGTGCGCGGTGATGGGCGGCGACGCGATCTTCGAGCGGTTGAGCGACCACCTCGACGTCGGGAACGACGAGACGACCGCCGACGGCCAGGTCACCCTCGAGCGGATCGAGTGCAACGCCGCCTGCGACTACGCGCCGGTGCTCACGGTCAACTGGGAGTTTCTCGACCGCCAGACGCCGGAGTCGGCCGTCGACCTCGTCGACCGGTTGCGTGCGGGCGAGCCGGTGCAGGCCTCCCGCGGCGCCACGATCACCAGCTGGCGCGACGCCGAGCGCGTGCTGGCCGGGTTCGAGGACGGCCGCGCCGACGAGGGCCCGTCGGCGGGCGACGCGTCCCTGGCCGGTCTGCGGATCGCCCAGGAGCGCGGCTGGTCGGCACCCCCGATCCCCCCGGTGGCCGACACCGGGACGCAGGACCACGGCCCCGGCGGGGGTTCCGGGCCGCGGGCGGAGAAGGAGCCCGGCGGGGGTTCCGGGCCGTGGGCGGAAAAGGACACAGCCGAAGCGGAGGCCGACACGCGTCGGGCCGAGGACGAGACGGTGGCCGAGGAGTCGGCCGCCGACGTGAAGGGCGGAGGTTCCGCGGATGGCTGA
- a CDS encoding NADH-quinone oxidoreductase subunit C, with protein MADDKTRTVDDHTTTQDRSHDPVPDGGAPVVPAGTETFEVVDVRQGMFGVRGTGDTSGYGGITRPVAMPPASQPPFGPGDGPGWFDDVHDRLAELADGTDAIERVVVDRGEITFVVRRETLLDVVRHLRDDAALRYELCSSLSAVHFPHETGRELHVVLHLLSMTHRRRIRVETTCPDADPHVPSVVAVYPTADWQEREAYDMFGIVFDGHPALTRILMPDDWQGHPQRKDYPLGGIPVEYKGGTVPSPDQRRSYS; from the coding sequence ATGGCAGACGACAAGACCCGCACCGTCGACGACCACACCACCACGCAGGACCGCTCGCACGACCCCGTCCCCGACGGCGGCGCGCCCGTCGTCCCCGCAGGCACCGAGACCTTCGAGGTCGTCGACGTGCGCCAAGGCATGTTCGGCGTGCGCGGCACCGGCGACACGAGCGGCTACGGCGGCATCACCCGCCCCGTCGCGATGCCGCCCGCCTCCCAGCCGCCCTTCGGCCCCGGCGACGGACCCGGGTGGTTCGACGACGTGCACGACCGCCTCGCCGAGCTCGCCGACGGCACCGACGCCATCGAGCGCGTCGTGGTGGACCGCGGCGAGATCACCTTCGTCGTCCGCCGTGAGACGCTGCTCGACGTCGTCCGGCACCTGCGCGACGACGCGGCGCTGCGCTACGAGCTGTGCAGCAGCCTTTCCGCCGTGCACTTCCCGCACGAGACCGGCCGCGAGCTGCACGTCGTGCTCCACCTGCTCTCCATGACGCACCGGCGCCGCATCCGCGTCGAGACCACGTGCCCCGACGCCGACCCGCACGTGCCGAGCGTCGTCGCCGTCTATCCCACCGCCGACTGGCAGGAGCGGGAGGCCTACGACATGTTCGGCATCGTCTTCGACGGCCACCCGGCCCTCACCCGCATCCTCATGCCCGACGACTGGCAGGGCCACCCCCAGCGCAAGGACTATCCCCTCGGCGGCATCCCCGTGGAGTACAAGGGCGGCACGGTCCCGAGCCCCGACCAGCGCAGGAGCTACTCGTGA
- a CDS encoding NADH-quinone oxidoreductase subunit G — translation MTVEASRETQTPVDLVTLTIDDVEVSVPKGTLVIRAAELVGTEIPRFCDHPLLEPVGACRQCLVEVPDAGNGRGFPKPQASCTLEVAPGMVVRTQVTSPVAEKAQHGTMELLLVNHPLDCPVCDKGGECPLQNQAMSHGRGESRFAETKRTFPKPLAVSEQVLLDRERCVLCARCTRFSEQIAGDPFIALVERGARQQVGIGPSVDAEAFGDRAGADGEGGGEQPFHSYFSGNTIQICPVGALTSADYRFRSRPFDLVSTPSVAEHDACGAAIRVDHRRGAVMRRLAGDDPEVNEEWVTDKDRFAFTWSRQDDRLRTPLVRDPGTGELVPTSWPGALAAAAAGLREAAGKVGVLPGGRLTAEDAYAYSVFARVALGTNDIDFRARPHSAEESAFLAARVATRQDVATRDLESASTVLLVGLEPEDEAGTLFLRLRKASRHGVRVVAVGSHTTRGLAKCGGELLAARPGEEASALDAIQDGDGSAGVGLDPRAVVLLGERLASSPGAFSAAVRLAERTGARLAWVPRRAGDRGAVETGCLPTLLPGGRPVADAEARADLAAAWGVRSVPAQTGRDTTAMLRAVAEGQLRALVVGGVELDDLPDAALAREALAAADFVVSLEVRESDVTRVADVVLPVAPPVEKSGTFVTWEGRLRPFGTVLEVPGSLTDVRVLAGVAEELGAPLGFRTTAGAMRSMRDLGPWDGEPLPAPDVPAREQPALEEPRPGGAVVLATWRQLVDDGRLQDGQDRYRATARRAVLKASAATLAAAGVEVGDVATIATDLGSASFPTEVADLPDGVVWAPGNNGVHLRGTLGADHGSTVRLLPGGEQA, via the coding sequence ATGACCGTCGAGGCGTCCCGCGAGACCCAGACCCCGGTCGACCTCGTCACCCTGACCATCGACGACGTCGAGGTGAGCGTGCCGAAGGGCACGCTCGTCATCCGCGCCGCCGAGCTGGTGGGCACCGAGATCCCGCGATTCTGCGACCACCCCTTGCTCGAGCCGGTCGGCGCCTGCCGGCAGTGCCTCGTCGAGGTGCCCGACGCGGGCAACGGGCGCGGGTTCCCCAAGCCCCAGGCCTCCTGCACGCTCGAGGTGGCGCCCGGCATGGTCGTGCGGACGCAGGTGACGTCGCCGGTGGCCGAGAAGGCGCAGCACGGCACCATGGAGCTCCTCCTCGTCAACCACCCGCTCGACTGCCCGGTGTGCGACAAGGGCGGGGAGTGCCCGCTGCAGAACCAGGCGATGAGTCACGGGCGGGGCGAGAGCCGCTTCGCGGAGACCAAGCGGACGTTCCCGAAGCCGTTGGCCGTCTCCGAGCAGGTGCTGCTCGACCGCGAGCGCTGCGTGCTGTGCGCACGCTGCACGCGGTTCTCCGAGCAGATCGCGGGCGACCCGTTCATCGCGCTCGTCGAGCGTGGCGCGCGCCAGCAGGTCGGGATCGGGCCGTCCGTCGACGCCGAGGCGTTCGGCGACCGTGCCGGTGCTGACGGTGAGGGGGGTGGCGAGCAGCCGTTCCACTCCTACTTCTCGGGCAACACCATCCAGATCTGCCCCGTGGGCGCGCTCACCAGCGCCGACTACCGGTTCCGCTCGCGGCCCTTCGACCTCGTCTCGACGCCGAGCGTGGCCGAGCACGACGCGTGCGGTGCCGCGATCCGCGTCGACCACCGCCGGGGTGCCGTCATGCGGCGCCTCGCCGGCGACGACCCCGAGGTCAACGAGGAGTGGGTCACCGACAAGGACCGCTTCGCGTTCACGTGGAGCCGTCAGGACGACCGGCTGCGCACGCCGCTGGTGCGCGACCCCGGCACCGGCGAGCTCGTGCCGACGTCGTGGCCCGGGGCCCTCGCCGCAGCCGCAGCAGGGCTGCGCGAGGCCGCAGGCAAGGTCGGCGTGCTGCCCGGCGGACGCCTGACCGCCGAGGACGCCTACGCCTACAGCGTGTTCGCCCGGGTGGCGCTGGGCACCAACGACATCGACTTCCGCGCACGTCCGCACTCGGCGGAGGAGTCGGCGTTCCTCGCCGCTCGCGTGGCCACCCGCCAGGACGTCGCCACGCGCGACCTCGAGTCGGCGTCGACCGTGCTGCTCGTCGGACTCGAGCCCGAGGACGAGGCCGGCACGCTGTTCCTGAGGCTGCGCAAGGCGTCGCGGCACGGCGTGCGCGTCGTGGCGGTCGGCTCGCACACCACGCGCGGCCTCGCCAAGTGCGGTGGCGAGCTGCTGGCCGCCCGACCTGGCGAGGAGGCCTCGGCCCTCGACGCGATCCAGGACGGCGACGGCTCGGCCGGCGTGGGTCTCGACCCCCGCGCCGTTGTGCTGCTGGGAGAGCGGCTCGCGTCGTCGCCCGGTGCGTTCAGCGCCGCGGTCCGGCTGGCCGAGCGCACCGGCGCCCGTCTCGCGTGGGTGCCGCGCCGCGCCGGCGACCGCGGCGCCGTGGAGACCGGCTGCCTGCCGACCCTGCTGCCCGGCGGCCGGCCCGTCGCCGACGCCGAGGCACGCGCCGACCTCGCCGCGGCGTGGGGCGTGCGCTCCGTGCCCGCGCAGACCGGGCGCGACACCACGGCGATGCTCCGGGCCGTGGCCGAGGGGCAGCTGCGTGCCCTGGTGGTCGGCGGCGTGGAGCTCGACGACCTCCCCGACGCCGCCCTGGCGCGCGAGGCCCTGGCCGCCGCCGACTTCGTCGTGAGCCTCGAGGTGCGTGAGAGCGACGTGACCCGTGTCGCCGACGTCGTCCTCCCGGTGGCGCCGCCGGTCGAGAAGTCGGGCACGTTCGTCACCTGGGAGGGTCGCCTGCGCCCGTTCGGCACCGTGTTGGAGGTGCCCGGCTCGCTCACCGACGTCCGCGTGCTCGCAGGCGTCGCCGAGGAGCTCGGTGCGCCGCTGGGCTTTCGCACCACGGCGGGCGCGATGCGGAGCATGCGCGACCTCGGCCCCTGGGACGGCGAGCCGCTGCCCGCCCCCGACGTGCCCGCCCGCGAGCAGCCAGCCCTCGAGGAGCCGCGGCCCGGCGGCGCGGTCGTGCTCGCCACCTGGCGCCAGCTCGTCGACGACGGACGGCTCCAGGACGGCCAGGACCGCTACCGCGCCACCGCCCGTCGTGCGGTGCTGAAGGCCTCCGCCGCCACCCTCGCCGCTGCCGGCGTCGAGGTGGGCGACGTCGCCACGATCGCCACCGACCTCGGCAGCGCGTCGTTCCCCACCGAGGTGGCCGACCTGCCCGACGGCGTCGTGTGGGCACCGGGCAACAACGGTGTCCACCTGCGCGGCACGCTGGGCGCCGACCACGGCTCCACCGTCCGCCTGCTGCCAGGAGGTGAGCAGGCATGA
- the nuoF gene encoding NADH-quinone oxidoreductase subunit NuoF encodes MADTLTPVLSRGWADERSWTREAYEARDGYSALRTALDMAPDEIVTLVKDAGLRGRGGAGFPTGMKWSFIPQENPNPKYLVVNADESEPGTCKDIPLMMANPHELIEGVVIASLAIRAEQAFVYVRGEVLHVVRRLRAACREAYEAGYLGADVMGSGRRVDLVIHAGAGAYICGEETALLDSLEGRRGQPRLRPPFPAVEGLYASPTVINNVESIASVPAIVRGGVEWFGSMGTEKSKGFTLYSLSGHVKRPGQYEAPLGTTLRELLDLGGGLRDGAELKFWTPGGSSTPILTAEHLDVPLDYEGVGAAGSMLGTKALQVFDQTTSVVRCVLRWTEFYKHESCGKCTPCREGTWWLVQVLQRLDAGQGRAGDVELLLDLCDNILGRSFCALGDGATSPITSAVRHFRDEFEAGMHTSSAELFPPAASTLFAAEVSA; translated from the coding sequence ATGGCTGACACACTGACACCGGTGCTGAGCCGGGGCTGGGCCGACGAGCGCTCGTGGACACGCGAGGCCTACGAGGCGCGCGACGGCTACAGCGCGCTGCGCACCGCCCTCGACATGGCGCCCGACGAGATCGTCACGCTCGTCAAGGACGCCGGGCTGCGCGGGCGCGGCGGCGCCGGATTCCCTACGGGCATGAAGTGGAGCTTCATCCCCCAGGAGAACCCGAACCCCAAGTACCTGGTGGTCAACGCCGACGAGTCCGAGCCGGGCACCTGCAAGGACATCCCGCTCATGATGGCCAACCCGCACGAGCTGATCGAGGGCGTCGTCATCGCCAGCCTCGCCATTCGCGCGGAGCAGGCGTTCGTCTACGTGCGCGGCGAGGTGTTGCACGTCGTGCGACGCCTGCGTGCCGCGTGCCGCGAGGCCTACGAGGCCGGCTACCTCGGGGCCGACGTGATGGGCTCCGGCCGGCGCGTCGACCTGGTCATCCACGCCGGTGCCGGCGCCTACATCTGCGGCGAGGAGACGGCGTTGCTCGACTCGCTCGAGGGTCGGCGCGGCCAGCCGCGGCTGCGGCCGCCGTTCCCCGCGGTCGAGGGTCTCTACGCCAGCCCGACGGTCATCAACAACGTCGAGTCGATCGCGTCGGTGCCGGCCATCGTCCGCGGCGGCGTCGAGTGGTTCGGCTCGATGGGCACCGAGAAGTCCAAGGGGTTCACGCTGTACTCGCTGTCGGGCCACGTGAAGCGGCCCGGCCAGTACGAGGCGCCGCTCGGCACCACGCTGCGCGAGCTGCTCGACCTCGGCGGTGGCCTGCGCGACGGTGCCGAGCTGAAGTTCTGGACCCCGGGCGGCTCGTCCACGCCGATCCTCACGGCCGAGCACCTCGACGTCCCCCTCGACTACGAGGGCGTCGGCGCAGCCGGCTCGATGCTCGGCACCAAGGCGCTGCAGGTCTTCGACCAGACGACGTCGGTGGTGCGGTGCGTGCTGCGCTGGACGGAGTTCTACAAGCACGAGTCGTGCGGCAAGTGCACGCCGTGCCGTGAGGGCACCTGGTGGCTGGTCCAGGTGCTGCAGCGTCTCGACGCGGGCCAGGGTCGTGCGGGCGACGTCGAGCTGCTGCTCGACCTCTGCGACAACATCCTCGGCCGGTCCTTCTGCGCCCTCGGCGACGGCGCGACCAGTCCGATCACCTCGGCCGTCCGGCACTTCCGCGACGAGTTCGAGGCGGGGATGCACACCTCGTCGGCGGAGCTGTTCCCGCCCGCCGCGTCCACGCTCTTCGCCGCGGAGGTGAGCGCATGA
- the nuoH gene encoding NADH-quinone oxidoreductase subunit NuoH, which translates to MSEAFGNEAFWVVALKALLVFVILVVYTLFNIWFERRVVARMQHRVGPNVHGRFGLLQSLADGVKLALKEDIVVKAADKVVYVLAPIIATIPAFLAWAVIPFGPEVRIPFTDTVTPLQLTDMPVAVLYVLAVTSIGVYGIVLAGWSSGSTYSLLGGLRSSAQVISYEVAMGLSFVTVFLYAGTMSTSEIVAAQEDVWYFLPLLPSFIIYVIAMVGETNRAPFDLPEAEGELVGGFHTEYSSLKFALFFLAEYINMVTVSAIATTLFLGGWRAPFGIGTLWPGANEGYWPVLWFLGKTLGFIFLFIWLRGTLPRMRYDQFMAFGWKVLIPISLVWIVAVIVVRKGMTDGTFDQRTLFVAAGVAAAVLLVSLLLPERKPSDPEQTAEVDAPAPTDHGGGSYPTPPMPEQTWNQKEGVRR; encoded by the coding sequence ATGAGCGAGGCATTCGGCAACGAGGCGTTCTGGGTGGTGGCGCTGAAGGCGCTGCTGGTCTTCGTGATCCTCGTGGTCTACACGCTGTTCAACATCTGGTTCGAGCGCCGCGTGGTGGCGCGCATGCAGCACCGCGTCGGCCCCAACGTGCACGGACGCTTCGGGCTCCTGCAGTCGCTGGCCGACGGCGTGAAGCTGGCGCTCAAGGAGGACATCGTCGTCAAGGCGGCCGACAAGGTCGTCTACGTGCTGGCGCCGATCATCGCCACCATCCCCGCGTTCCTGGCCTGGGCGGTCATCCCGTTCGGTCCGGAGGTGCGGATCCCGTTCACCGACACCGTCACGCCGCTGCAGCTCACCGACATGCCGGTCGCCGTGCTGTACGTCCTGGCGGTCACCTCGATCGGCGTCTACGGGATCGTGCTCGCCGGCTGGTCGTCGGGCTCCACCTACTCCCTCCTCGGCGGGCTGCGCTCGAGCGCCCAGGTCATCTCCTACGAGGTGGCGATGGGCCTGAGCTTCGTCACCGTCTTCCTCTACGCGGGCACGATGTCGACGAGCGAGATCGTCGCCGCCCAGGAGGACGTCTGGTACTTCCTGCCGCTGCTGCCGTCGTTCATCATCTACGTCATCGCCATGGTCGGGGAGACGAACCGGGCCCCGTTCGACCTGCCGGAGGCCGAGGGCGAGCTGGTCGGCGGCTTCCACACCGAGTACTCGTCGCTGAAGTTCGCGCTGTTCTTCCTGGCCGAGTACATCAACATGGTCACGGTCTCGGCGATCGCGACGACGCTGTTCCTCGGCGGCTGGCGCGCCCCGTTCGGCATCGGCACGCTGTGGCCGGGTGCGAACGAGGGCTACTGGCCGGTGCTGTGGTTCCTCGGCAAGACGCTGGGCTTCATCTTCCTGTTCATCTGGCTGCGCGGCACCCTGCCCCGGATGCGCTACGACCAGTTCATGGCCTTCGGCTGGAAGGTGCTCATCCCGATCTCGCTGGTCTGGATCGTCGCCGTCATCGTCGTCCGCAAGGGCATGACCGACGGCACCTTCGACCAGCGCACGCTGTTCGTCGCGGCCGGGGTGGCCGCCGCGGTGCTGCTGGTGAGCCTGCTCCTGCCCGAGCGGAAGCCGTCCGACCCCGAGCAGACGGCGGAGGTCGACGCGCCTGCGCCGAC
- a CDS encoding NADH-quinone oxidoreductase subunit D codes for MTDTTHDAYAGTSETTSGPVFTVTGQDWDTVDAAAVDGDRIVVNMGPQHPSTHGVLRLILEIDGETVKDARPGIGYLHTGIEKNMEYRTWTQGVTFCTRMDYVAPFSNEAAYVAAVERLLGVEDDVPERARTIRVLMLELNRISSHLVCIATGGMELGALTVMTCGFRDRELILDLFEAISGLRMNHAYLRPGGVAQDLPDGVVEQLRGTVALLRKRLPEYAALCNANPIFKGRLKGVGHLELDGCLALGLTGPVLRATGYDWDLRRTQPYWGYDTYDFDVVTWDEPDAYGRFRVRLEEMRQSLRIVEQAIDRLEDTAGAPVMVDDPKIAWPARLSVGSDGQGNSAEHIRHIMGESMEALIHHFKLVTEGFRVPPGQAYAAIEAPRGEIGCHAVSDGGTRPYRVHFRDPSFVNLQGTSIMSEGGMLSDVIVAIASIDPVMGGVDR; via the coding sequence ATGACCGACACCACCCACGACGCCTACGCCGGCACGAGCGAGACCACGTCCGGGCCCGTCTTCACCGTCACCGGGCAGGACTGGGACACCGTCGACGCGGCCGCCGTCGACGGCGACCGGATCGTCGTCAACATGGGGCCCCAGCACCCGTCGACGCACGGCGTGCTGCGACTCATCCTCGAGATCGACGGCGAGACGGTGAAGGACGCCCGACCCGGGATCGGCTACCTGCACACCGGCATCGAGAAGAACATGGAGTACCGCACCTGGACGCAGGGCGTGACGTTCTGCACCCGCATGGACTACGTGGCCCCGTTCAGCAACGAGGCCGCCTACGTCGCCGCCGTCGAGCGGCTGCTCGGCGTCGAGGACGACGTGCCCGAGCGGGCCCGGACCATCCGCGTGCTCATGCTCGAGCTCAACCGGATCAGCTCGCACCTCGTCTGCATCGCGACCGGCGGCATGGAGCTCGGCGCCCTCACCGTCATGACCTGCGGCTTCCGCGACCGCGAGCTCATCCTCGACCTCTTCGAGGCGATCTCGGGGCTGCGCATGAACCACGCCTACCTCCGGCCGGGCGGCGTCGCGCAGGACCTGCCCGACGGCGTCGTCGAGCAGCTGCGCGGCACGGTCGCCCTGCTGCGCAAGCGGCTGCCGGAGTACGCCGCGCTGTGCAACGCGAACCCGATCTTCAAGGGCCGGCTCAAGGGCGTCGGGCACCTCGAGCTCGACGGCTGCCTCGCCCTCGGCCTCACCGGGCCCGTGCTTCGCGCCACCGGCTACGACTGGGACCTGCGACGCACGCAGCCGTACTGGGGCTACGACACCTACGACTTCGACGTCGTCACCTGGGACGAGCCCGACGCCTACGGCCGCTTCCGCGTGCGGCTGGAGGAGATGCGGCAGTCGCTGCGCATCGTCGAGCAGGCGATCGACCGGCTCGAGGACACCGCCGGTGCGCCCGTCATGGTCGACGACCCGAAGATCGCGTGGCCGGCCCGGCTCAGCGTCGGCAGCGACGGGCAGGGCAACTCCGCCGAGCACATCCGCCACATCATGGGCGAGTCGATGGAGGCGCTCATCCACCACTTCAAGCTGGTCACCGAAGGCTTCCGGGTCCCGCCCGGCCAGGCCTACGCCGCGATCGAGGCCCCGCGCGGCGAGATCGGCTGCCACGCCGTCTCCGACGGCGGCACCCGTCCCTACCGGGTGCACTTCCGCGACCCCAGCTTCGTCAACCTGCAGGGCACGTCGATCATGAGCGAGGGCGGCATGTTGTCCGACGTCATCGTCGCCATCGCCAGCATCGACCCGGTCATGGGCGGGGTGGACCGATGA